The following nucleotide sequence is from Actinomycetes bacterium.
CAGCCAGCATGCAGACCGCGCGACGAATCGCGGCGCTCCCGCCCTACCTCTTCGCTGAGATCGACAGGAAGGTGGCAGCGGCGAGGGCGGCCGGCACCGACGTGATCTCGTTCGGGGTCGGCGACCCTGACCTGCCCACGCCCGGGTTCGTGGTCGAGGAGCTGGCCCGCGCCGCGCATGACCCCTCGACTCACCAGTACCCGAGCTACTTCGGGCTGCCCGCGTTCCGGCAGGCGATCGCCGACTTCTACGAGCGGCGCTTCGGGGTGGCCCTCGACCCGGCCACCCAGGTGCTGCCGCTCATCGGCTCCAAGGAGGGGATCGCCCACCTGCCCTGGGCGTTCGTCGACCCTGGCGACCCGGTGCTTGTGACCGAGCCCGGCTACCCGGTTTACGAGATCGGCACGATCCTGGCCGGCGGCGAACCGGTCCACATCCCGCTCACCGCCGAGGAGGGCTGGTTCCCCGACTTCGGCCGGGTCGACGGGCCGGTCGCCGACCGGGCCAAGATCCTCTGGCTCGGGTATCCGTCCAACCCGACCGCGGCCGTGGCCACCATCGACCAGTTCGACACCGCTGTGCGCTTCGCGGCCGAGCACGACCTGCTGCTCGCCCACGACAACGCGTACTCAGAGATCACCTACGACGGGTTCGTCGCGCCGTCGGTGTTCCAGGTGCCGGGCGCGACGGACGTGGCGGTCGAGTTCGGGTCGCTGTCGAAGATCTTCAACATGACCGGCTGGCGCGTCGGCTGGGTCGTCGGCAACCCGACCGCGATCGAGGCACTCGGTCGGGTGAAGACGAACATCGACTCGGGCATCTTCAACGCGGTGCAGCGGGCCGGGGTGGCCGCGCTTTCGAGCGACATGTCCCACCTGCCCGGCCTGGTGGCAACCTACCAGCGGCGCCGTGACCGCATCATGGAGGTGTTCTGGGAGGCCGGCTGGAAGGTCGACCCCCCCAAGGGCGCCCTCTACGTCTGGCTGCCCAGCCCGCAGGGGGAGTCGAGCGTGGATTTCACCGCCCGCCTGCTCGAGGACGCCGGCGTGGTCGTCGCGCCCGGGTCCGGGTACGGGCCGAGCGGCGAGGGCTACATCCGCCTCTCGCTCACGATCCCGGACGCCCGCCTGGAGGAGGGCTGCGAGCGCGTGCGCAAGGCGCTGGTCGGGGGGTAGGTGCGATGGCCGAGGAAACCCGCGCGACGGATCCGGCGCGACCCGCTACCGTTGACGACATGGCCAACCAAGTTTCCATCGACGTCCGCCGTAGCGACACCGACATCAAGCTCATCGAGCTGCGCAAGCTCCGCCTCGAGCGCGTGGTGCTGGTCGGCGTGGCTGTGAACGGCTCCATCGCAGCGTCCGAGCAGTCGC
It contains:
- a CDS encoding LL-diaminopimelate aminotransferase, which codes for MQTARRIAALPPYLFAEIDRKVAAARAAGTDVISFGVGDPDLPTPGFVVEELARAAHDPSTHQYPSYFGLPAFRQAIADFYERRFGVALDPATQVLPLIGSKEGIAHLPWAFVDPGDPVLVTEPGYPVYEIGTILAGGEPVHIPLTAEEGWFPDFGRVDGPVADRAKILWLGYPSNPTAAVATIDQFDTAVRFAAEHDLLLAHDNAYSEITYDGFVAPSVFQVPGATDVAVEFGSLSKIFNMTGWRVGWVVGNPTAIEALGRVKTNIDSGIFNAVQRAGVAALSSDMSHLPGLVATYQRRRDRIMEVFWEAGWKVDPPKGALYVWLPSPQGESSVDFTARLLEDAGVVVAPGSGYGPSGEGYIRLSLTIPDARLEEGCERVRKALVGG